A window of Cryptomeria japonica chromosome 3, Sugi_1.0, whole genome shotgun sequence contains these coding sequences:
- the LOC131075834 gene encoding ribonucleoside-diphosphate reductase small chain, producing the protein MVVITEEPLLMDNPQRFCMFPIKYPQVWEMYKKAQASFWTAEEIDLSQDVYHWERLTYDEKHFVSHVLAFFAASDGIVLENLAGRFMKEVQLPEARAFYGFQIAIENIHSETYSLLLETYIKDSEQKAHLFNAIETVPCVTKKADWALRWIESSDSFAERILAFACVEGIFFSGSFCSIFWLKKRGLMPGLTFSNELISRDEGLHCDFACLLYSLLKCKLSEDRVRGIVCDAVDIEKEFVCDALPCDLVGMNAKLMSQYIEFVADRLLISLGYAKVYNVQNPFDWMELISLQGKTNFFEKRVGEYQKANVMSSLNNSEGHHVFRLDEDF; encoded by the exons ATGGTGGTGATTACTGAAGAGCCTCTGTTGATGGATAATCCCCAGAGGTTTTGTATGTTCCCAATCAAGTACCCTCAAGTTTGGGAAATGTACAAGAAGGCGCAGGCTAGTTTTTGGACTG CGGAGGAAATTGATCTGTCACAGGATGTTTACCACTGGGAGAGGCTGACCTATGATGAGAAGCATTTCGTTAGTCATGTTTTGGCATTTTTTGCTGCTTCTGATGGgattgtcttggaaaatttggctgGCCGATTCATGAAAGAAGTTCAACTTCCCGAG GCACGTGctttttatggttttcaaattgCAATTGAGAATATTCATTCAG AAACATATAGTCTCTTATTAGAGACTTACATCAAGGACTCTGAGCAGAAGGCCCATTTGTTCAATGCTATTGAAACTGTTCCTTGTGTGACAAAGAAAGCTGATTGGGCTCTTCGTTGGATTGAAAG CTCTGATAGTTTTGCTGAAAGGATTCTTGCATTTGCATGTGTAGAGGGCATATTTTTTAGTGGCAG CTTTTGTTCAATATTCTGGTTGAAGAAAAGGGGACTGATGCCAGGCCTAACATTCTCAAATGAGCTCATTTCACGAGATGAGggtcttcattgtgattttgcttgtTTGCTCTATAG CTTGTTGAAATGCAAGTTGAGTGAGGATAGGGTGAGGGGGATAGTTTGTGATGCTGTAGACATTGAAAAGGAATTTGTTTGTGATGCTCTACCATGTGATCTGGTGGGAATGAATGCCAAACTCATGAGTCAATATATTGAATTTGTTGCTGACAGGTTGTTG ATTTCACTGGGGTATGCTAAAGTTTACAATGTTCAGAATCCATTTGATTGGATGGAATTGATATCTCTTCA AGGAAAGACAAATTTCTTTGAGAAAAGGGTTGGAGAATATCAAAAGGCTAATGTAATGTCTAGTTTGAACAACAGCGAGGGACATCATGTATTTAGGTTGGATGAAGACTTTTAA